The Archocentrus centrarchus isolate MPI-CPG fArcCen1 chromosome 7, fArcCen1, whole genome shotgun sequence genome window below encodes:
- the nsun5 gene encoding 28S rRNA (cytosine-C(5))-methyltransferase — MALYVKAAEILAKAEGKQGALKTLVYDSKFKNIKQLFALVCETQKFSSILQEIIESTKLLKQTKLKMHLAKVLVYDLLIGQGLKCGGSWKSVMMKHRSRLQAELARMKVKQKVSRSEDLLPPSVKQPAGDQLPRYARVNTLKTTVEDVVDYLKRDGFSYLGKATTLADLSLKERYFLSDLHLPELLVFSPKTDFHDHFLYKAGHIILQDKASCLPAHFLNPPPGSHVIDACAAPGNKTSQLAAIMKNKGRLFAFDLDGKRLATMSTLLLRAGVTCQQLANQDFLKVDPDNPQYKDVEYILLDPSCSGSGMVCLQDNTSADQEKERARLASLASFQLRCLNHALGFPRLKRLVYSTCSIHKQENEEVLAACLQQNPCFRLVPLLAEWPERGLKPLSQCLRASIAKTLTHGFFVALLEKHSKAGNTKQEPAVKIRDPEGKPHGPPSSEKRPAASEEDAEASETEDRPAAAAGQNGSEPNKKKRRKRKRKKAAAEIAE; from the exons ATGGCTCTGTACGTGAAGGCAGCTGAGATCCTGGCGAAAGCTGAGGGGAAACAGGGCGCTCTGAAAACTCTGGTTTACGATAGTAAATTTAAGAACATCAAGCAGCTGTTCGCGCTCGTCTGTGAGACCCAGAAGTTTTCCTCCATCCTGCAGGAGATCATCGAGTCCACCAAGCTGCTCAAGCAGACCAAGCTCAAGATGCACCTGGCAAAGGTTCTGGTGTACGACCTGCTGATTGGCCAGGGGCTGAAGTGCGGCGGATCGTGGAAGTCCGTGATGATGAAGCATCGCTCCAGGCTGCAGGCGGAGCTGGCTCGCATGAAGGTGAAGCAGAAGGTGAGCAGGAGTGAAGACCTGCTTCCTCCGAGTGTCAAGCAGCCAGCCGGGGACCAGCTGCCCAGATATGCGCGTGTGAACACTCTGAAGACCACCGTGGAGGATGTTGTGGACTACCTGAAGAGGGATGGCTTCTCCTACCTAGGAAAGGCCACCACGCTGGCCGACTTGTCCCTGAAGGAGAGATACTTTCTGAGTGACCTGCATCTGCCAGAGTTGCTGGTCTTCTCCCCTAAAACTGACTTCCATGACCACTTCCTGTACAAAGCAGGCCACATTATCCTGCAGGACAAAGCCAGCTGCCTCCCCGCTCATTTTCTCAATCCTCCACCTGGGAGCCACGTCATTGATGCCTGTGCTGCACCTGGCAACAAAACCAGCCAGCTTGCAGCCATCATGAAGAACAAAGGCAGGCTGTTTGCCTTTGATTTGGATGGAAAACGCTTGGCCACCATGTCAACCCTCCTGCTCCGAGCAGGGGTCACCTGTCAGCAGCTGGCCAACCAGGACTTCCTGAAGGTGGACCCTGACAACCCGCAGTATAAGGATGTTGAGTATATCCTGCTCGATCCCTCCTGCAGTGGATCAG GTATGGTGTGCCTCCAGGACAACACCTCTGCTGATCAGGAGAAGGAACGGGCTCGTCTGGCCTCTTTGGCCTCCTTCCAGCTGCGCTGCCTCAACCACGCTCTCGGGTTTCCCCGCCTGAAGCGCCTGGTCTACTCCACCTGTTCCATCCACAAACAGGAGAACGAGGAGGTGTTAGCCGCCTGTCTGCAGCAGAACCCCTGCTTCAG ACTGGTTCCTCTGCTGGCTGAGTGGCCTGAACGAGGCCTGAAGCCGCTCTCACAGTGTCTGCGTGCCAGCATCGCCAAGACCCTCACACACGGCTTCTTCGTGGCCCTGCTGGAGAAACACAGTAAGGCTGGAAATACAAAGCAGGAACCGGCTGTTAAGATACG CGACCCAGAGGGGAAACCACACGGCCCGCCTTCTTCTGAGAAGAGGCCCGCAGCTTCAGAAGAAGACGCCGAAGCTTCAGAGACGGAGGACAGACCAGCAGCTGCGGCAGGACAGAATGGCAGTGAACCcaacaagaagaagaggaggaagaggaagagaaagaaggcGGCAGCAGAAATAGCAGAGTGA